In Gemmatimonadaceae bacterium, the following proteins share a genomic window:
- a CDS encoding lysylphosphatidylglycerol synthase transmembrane domain-containing protein, which yields MSTARRFAVVGAWIVATVLVVLCARTIDWSHAGAVFAAANPWWLIPALAANAAVLVCWAGFWRALVPHGEPRVTLRRMFEIVSTASSLMNTVPFGGGHAASVALLNRRAGLSMRGALAVLALDQLGEGLIKVTIFLGVAAMDPLPTWMRAGVATASIGVAVWLVALLVMSRRARELSLLKDAGRSLSAFAYIAAMKGIELLAIVAVQRAFGVTISPGGTLLVLAALILATMLPVAPGNLGTYEAAVFLAYRYLGLGPAQALSLAIVQHLAFLLPAVGVGYSFVSARTFSRSAIASR from the coding sequence GTGAGCACCGCGCGACGATTCGCGGTCGTCGGAGCCTGGATCGTCGCGACGGTCCTCGTGGTGTTGTGCGCGCGAACCATCGACTGGTCGCACGCCGGCGCGGTCTTCGCGGCCGCGAATCCATGGTGGCTCATTCCCGCGCTCGCCGCCAATGCCGCGGTGCTGGTGTGCTGGGCGGGTTTCTGGCGCGCGCTCGTTCCGCACGGCGAGCCGCGCGTCACGCTCCGCCGGATGTTCGAGATTGTCTCAACGGCATCGTCGTTGATGAACACGGTGCCGTTCGGCGGCGGCCACGCCGCAAGCGTCGCACTGTTGAATCGGCGCGCGGGACTCAGTATGCGCGGCGCGCTCGCGGTGCTCGCGCTCGATCAACTTGGCGAGGGGCTGATCAAGGTCACGATCTTCCTCGGCGTCGCGGCGATGGATCCGTTGCCGACGTGGATGCGCGCGGGCGTCGCAACGGCTTCGATCGGCGTCGCGGTGTGGTTGGTCGCGCTGCTGGTGATGTCGCGCCGCGCGCGCGAGCTGAGTCTTCTCAAGGACGCGGGCCGCTCGTTGAGCGCGTTCGCCTACATCGCGGCGATGAAAGGCATCGAACTATTGGCAATCGTCGCCGTACAGCGCGCGTTCGGCGTCACCATATCGCCGGGCGGCACGCTGCTCGTGTTGGCGGCGCTCATTCTCGCCACGATGTTGCCGGTTGCTCCGGGCAACCTCGGCACGTACGAAGCCGCTGTGTTTCTGGCGTATCGCTATCTCGGACTCGGGCCCGCGCAGGCGTTGAGTCTCGCCATCGTGCAGCATCTCGCGTTCTTGCTGCCTGCCGTTGGCGTCGGCTACTCGTTCGTTTCCGCGCGCACTTTCTCGCGCAGCGCGATCGCGTCGCGATAA
- a CDS encoding glycosyltransferase family 4 protein: MKVALVCDWYRPRIGGIELHLQDLAKRLVDAGHDVVAITATPGEPVCDGIRVRRIDAPRAPRFGFLITRAGIRAVGHAIADEAPDVAHCHVSIVSPTALGGALHSVRRGIPTVLTFHSIVPQTPLLARAVGTMLGSARWPAVFTAVSARVAGEVQPFAGEREVSVLSNGIDAKAWRTATVTSPDGRLELISVMRLNPKKRPLALVRMLRDVRSRLGDDFSIRLRIVGDGPELGALTRAVSRAGLERHVELLGRCSRARIRELLAESHVFVLPTVRESFGLAALEARCAGVPVVAMAASGVAELITHGREGLLAQSDEELAAHVAALARDRGRLREMAEFNARTAPPHDWPRVIDTHLAVYRDAIALREKVRAETNE, encoded by the coding sequence GTGAAAGTCGCGCTGGTCTGCGACTGGTATCGCCCGCGGATCGGCGGCATCGAGCTTCACCTTCAGGATCTGGCGAAACGTCTCGTCGACGCCGGACACGACGTCGTCGCCATCACGGCCACGCCCGGCGAGCCGGTGTGTGACGGCATTCGCGTGCGGCGCATCGATGCGCCGCGCGCGCCGCGATTCGGCTTTCTCATCACACGAGCCGGCATTCGCGCCGTCGGCCACGCGATCGCCGACGAGGCGCCCGACGTCGCGCACTGCCACGTCAGCATCGTTTCGCCCACGGCACTCGGCGGCGCGCTGCACAGCGTGCGGCGCGGCATTCCCACCGTGCTCACGTTCCATTCAATCGTCCCGCAAACACCGCTCCTCGCGCGCGCAGTCGGTACGATGCTCGGCTCCGCGCGATGGCCGGCGGTGTTTACCGCGGTGAGCGCGCGCGTCGCCGGCGAAGTGCAGCCGTTCGCGGGAGAGCGCGAAGTTTCCGTGTTGTCCAACGGCATCGACGCGAAGGCATGGCGAACGGCGACCGTGACGAGCCCCGACGGCCGGCTCGAGTTGATCAGCGTGATGCGACTCAATCCGAAGAAGCGCCCACTCGCGCTCGTGCGCATGCTGCGTGACGTACGCTCGCGACTCGGCGACGACTTTTCCATTCGACTGCGAATTGTCGGCGACGGGCCGGAGCTCGGCGCGCTTACTCGAGCGGTGTCGCGGGCCGGCCTCGAGCGGCACGTCGAGCTGCTCGGCCGATGCAGCCGCGCGCGCATTCGTGAATTACTCGCCGAAAGTCATGTGTTCGTGTTGCCGACGGTGCGCGAGTCGTTCGGGCTCGCGGCGCTCGAAGCGCGATGCGCCGGAGTGCCGGTCGTCGCGATGGCGGCGTCCGGCGTCGCTGAGCTGATCACACACGGACGCGAAGGCTTGTTGGCGCAATCCGACGAAGAGCTCGCGGCGCACGTTGCAGCGCTCGCGCGCGATCGCGGTCGGCTGCGCGAGATGGCTGAATTCAACGCGCGCACAGCGCCCCCACATGATTGGCCGCGCGTCATCGACACGCACCTCGCTGTTTATCGCGACGCGATCGCGCTGCGCGAGAAAGTGCGCGCGGAAACGAACGAGTAG
- a CDS encoding capsule assembly Wzi family protein → MRFTRRCACGATTMLLGFAAAGTLRAQASPPIDPLERVYRDVERLAAIGVIDDVVLGQRPFSRREIIRLLTEAQNNLATRGPSGGGEWMRQVIAADLARIASYGTSYLDRADVEQSVMDSPDRRAPSDLNGSIDARINPLTSYREGRPLYDGSTTIVETHHSVNVGRHLAVWAAPIFSVGARRGDGATSQLALQSGGARGEFGNFVVQLARDYEMFGESPTGGSVVSTNAPALDALTITNDRPARLPFFGWLGPMRGTLFVADLGPHQNFPHAKLAGWKVSILPHPNFEFALHVESQTGGDGGPAASFVDRALDLVPPIGGLRNLFSNGAGNTDFSNKFAGFDVRLRIPRARGLDIYGNAADDDFDARRLGSSLFSDGGVVAGVSMSCLLECGRLGVRAEYHLTGIRYYTHTQFTSGYALNGTLLGDPLGPRGNAGTVAVDGESERFGTLALEGAFEIRSGNRYAGTADQPNDRNFHFVLIEQRPGEKRTRATLTWIPTRRDARIGWRMSAAAERAINYAFVAGHDRTNALAQIQVEFRP, encoded by the coding sequence ATGAGATTCACTCGCCGGTGTGCGTGCGGCGCGACCACCATGCTGCTGGGCTTCGCCGCGGCGGGCACGCTGCGCGCGCAAGCATCACCGCCGATCGATCCACTCGAACGGGTGTATCGCGACGTGGAGCGGCTCGCCGCGATCGGCGTCATCGACGATGTGGTGCTCGGCCAGCGCCCGTTTTCGCGGCGCGAAATCATTCGGCTGTTGACCGAAGCGCAGAACAATCTCGCGACGCGCGGGCCGAGCGGCGGTGGTGAATGGATGCGCCAGGTCATCGCGGCGGATCTCGCGCGCATCGCGTCGTACGGGACGAGCTATCTCGATCGCGCGGACGTGGAGCAGTCGGTCATGGACAGTCCCGACCGACGGGCGCCGAGCGATTTGAACGGCTCGATCGACGCGCGCATCAATCCGCTGACGTCGTATCGCGAAGGGCGTCCCCTGTATGACGGCTCGACGACGATTGTCGAGACGCATCATTCCGTGAACGTGGGACGTCATCTCGCCGTATGGGCCGCGCCGATCTTCAGCGTCGGTGCGCGTCGCGGCGACGGTGCGACGAGCCAGCTCGCGCTGCAATCGGGCGGCGCGCGCGGGGAGTTCGGCAACTTCGTGGTGCAGCTCGCGCGAGATTATGAAATGTTCGGAGAATCGCCGACTGGCGGGTCGGTGGTCTCCACCAACGCGCCCGCACTCGACGCGTTGACGATCACGAACGATCGGCCGGCGCGGCTCCCGTTTTTCGGCTGGCTCGGGCCCATGCGCGGCACGTTGTTCGTCGCCGATCTTGGCCCGCATCAGAACTTTCCGCACGCCAAGCTCGCGGGCTGGAAAGTCTCGATTCTGCCACATCCGAACTTCGAGTTTGCGTTGCACGTGGAGAGTCAGACGGGGGGCGACGGCGGGCCGGCGGCGAGCTTCGTCGATCGTGCGCTCGACCTGGTGCCGCCAATTGGCGGTCTTCGGAACCTGTTCAGCAACGGCGCCGGCAATACCGATTTCTCGAACAAGTTCGCGGGCTTCGACGTGCGCCTTCGGATTCCGCGCGCGCGTGGCCTCGACATCTATGGCAATGCCGCGGACGACGACTTCGACGCGCGCCGGCTGGGGAGCTCGCTGTTTTCCGACGGCGGCGTCGTGGCCGGCGTCTCGATGTCGTGCCTGCTGGAGTGCGGGCGTCTCGGTGTGCGGGCCGAATATCATCTCACCGGCATTCGTTACTACACCCACACGCAATTCACGAGCGGTTACGCGCTGAACGGCACACTCCTCGGCGACCCGCTCGGTCCGCGCGGCAACGCCGGCACCGTGGCGGTCGATGGCGAGAGCGAGCGCTTCGGCACACTCGCGTTGGAGGGAGCGTTCGAGATCCGTTCCGGAAATCGCTACGCCGGCACAGCCGACCAGCCCAACGATCGCAACTTCCATTTCGTGCTGATCGAGCAACGCCCGGGTGAGAAGCGAACGCGTGCGACGCTCACATGGATTCCGACGCGTCGCGACGCCCGCATTGGCTGGCGCATGAGCGCGGCCGCGGAGCGCGCGATCAACTATGCCTTCGTCGCGGGTCACGATCGCACCAACGCGCTCGCGCAGATCCAGGTGGAGTTTCGGCCGTGA
- a CDS encoding polysaccharide deacetylase family protein, with amino-acid sequence MTAHEALTVAFTIDLEPDCPPFLQGFRGVEHGLPKLLDALAARGIRATLFTTGEVAERYPSHIERLVAEGHELACHGMTHRAFTELSADEARREIEESAQILRRFAPVTSFRAPYLKFPAAFLPILEANGFRLDSSHARYKLAYYRDRATTRLTRIPASVTSSVLRIARPLRAAYLSLLSSPVVLFVHPWEFVDLRHEQLRLDCRFKTGDVALACVSEVLDKYRARGARFVTMGELGA; translated from the coding sequence GTGACGGCGCACGAAGCGCTCACGGTGGCGTTCACGATCGATCTCGAACCCGATTGTCCGCCGTTTCTTCAGGGCTTTCGCGGTGTCGAGCATGGATTGCCGAAGCTGCTCGACGCACTCGCCGCGCGCGGCATTCGCGCGACGTTGTTCACGACCGGCGAAGTCGCCGAGCGGTATCCGTCGCACATCGAGCGACTGGTCGCCGAAGGACACGAGCTCGCGTGTCACGGGATGACGCATCGCGCGTTCACCGAGCTTTCAGCCGATGAAGCGCGACGCGAAATCGAAGAGTCCGCGCAAATCCTTCGGCGCTTCGCGCCGGTGACGTCGTTTCGCGCGCCGTATCTCAAGTTTCCGGCGGCGTTTTTGCCCATTCTCGAGGCGAATGGTTTTCGACTCGATTCCTCGCATGCGCGATACAAACTCGCGTATTATCGCGACCGCGCGACGACGCGACTCACGCGCATTCCCGCGTCCGTAACGTCATCGGTGCTGCGCATCGCGCGGCCGCTGCGTGCGGCATATCTGTCGCTGCTCTCGTCGCCGGTCGTGCTGTTCGTGCATCCGTGGGAATTCGTCGATCTTCGTCACGAGCAACTCCGATTGGACTGCCGCTTCAAGACGGGCGACGTCGCCCTCGCGTGCGTGTCCGAGGTGCTCGACAAGTACCGCGCACGCGGCGCGCGCTTCGTGACGATGGGAGAACTGGGCGCGTGA